Proteins co-encoded in one Cytobacillus sp. NJ13 genomic window:
- the nuoK gene encoding NADH-quinone oxidoreductase subunit NuoK, giving the protein MSTVPVQAYLALALILFCIGLYGALTKRNTVIVLISIELMLNAVNINLVAFSKFGITPSITGQIFTLFVIAVAAAEVAVGIAILISLYRNKKSVNIDEMDAMKH; this is encoded by the coding sequence ATGAGTACAGTTCCCGTTCAAGCTTATCTGGCATTGGCACTAATCCTCTTCTGCATTGGTCTGTATGGTGCCTTGACTAAGCGCAATACTGTGATTGTCCTGATCTCAATCGAACTGATGCTGAATGCAGTAAATATTAATCTTGTGGCATTCAGCAAATTTGGCATCACACCGTCCATTACGGGACAGATTTTTACGCTATTTGTCATTGCGGTTGCCGCAGCAGAAGTGGCAGTAGGTATAGCAATCCTGATTTCACTTTACCGAAACAAAAAGAGCGTTAACATTGATGAAATGGATGCCATGAAGCACTAA
- a CDS encoding NADH-quinone oxidoreductase subunit C encodes MSGEKDLEQLKKEAAAKAKAAALAKMKAKEQGEAKEESPAEDMDLAKQKAAAAAKAKAAALAKMKAKEQGEAKEESPAEEMDLAKQKAAAAAKAKAAALAKMKAKEQGEAKEESPAEEMDLAKQKAAAAAKAKAAALAKMKAKEQGEAKEESPAEEMDLAKQKAAAAAKAKAAALAKMKAKEQGEAKEESPVEDIDIAKQKAAAAAKAKAAAAAKAKAAAQAKQAGGDDEKAKAIAAAKAKAAAAAKAKLAAAGKAGGSADDEKAKAIAAAKAKAAAAAAAKAKAAGSKADTEPAAEKAPSVNQPYLDKYVKVIEENLGADVLEEYYINDLSKDVPTLVAKAESYFKLAEFLKYNEQLGFDYLSELHGTDFETHMEVYAHLYSYKKRQSVALKVKVDRDKPEIDSLQPLWAGADWPECETYDLLGIQFKGHPNLYRIMLGEDWIGHPLRKDYEPYDVEV; translated from the coding sequence ATGAGCGGAGAAAAAGATCTTGAACAGCTGAAAAAAGAAGCAGCAGCTAAAGCGAAGGCCGCTGCTCTAGCAAAGATGAAAGCGAAAGAGCAGGGTGAAGCGAAGGAAGAATCACCTGCAGAAGACATGGATCTGGCAAAGCAAAAAGCCGCCGCAGCCGCGAAGGCAAAGGCCGCTGCCCTAGCAAAGATGAAAGCGAAAGAGCAGGGTGAAGCAAAGGAAGAATCACCTGCAGAAGAAATGGATCTGGCAAAGCAAAAAGCCGCCGCAGCCGCGAAGGCAAAGGCCGCTGCCCTAGCAAAGATGAAAGCGAAAGAGCAGGGTGAAGCAAAGGAAGAATCACCTGCAGAAGAAATGGATCTGGCAAAGCAAAAAGCCGCCGCAGCTGCGAAAGCGAAGGCCGCTGCTCTAGCAAAGATGAAAGCGAAAGAGCAGGGTGAAGCGAAGGAAGAATCACCTGCAGAAGAAATGGATCTGGCAAAGCAAAAAGCCGCCGCAGCTGCGAAAGCGAAGGCCGCTGCTCTAGCAAAGATGAAAGCGAAAGAACAGGGTGAAGCAAAGGAAGAATCACCTGTGGAAGATATAGACATTGCCAAGCAAAAAGCAGCCGCCGCCGCAAAAGCAAAGGCCGCAGCAGCCGCGAAGGCGAAAGCCGCTGCTCAAGCAAAACAAGCTGGCGGGGATGACGAAAAAGCAAAAGCGATTGCAGCCGCAAAGGCTAAAGCAGCCGCTGCCGCAAAAGCAAAATTAGCTGCTGCAGGAAAAGCTGGCGGATCAGCTGATGATGAAAAGGCCAAGGCAATCGCGGCAGCGAAAGCAAAGGCCGCAGCTGCAGCCGCCGCAAAGGCTAAAGCAGCCGGAAGCAAGGCTGACACCGAACCAGCTGCAGAAAAAGCTCCATCAGTTAATCAGCCTTATCTTGATAAATATGTGAAGGTAATTGAAGAAAACCTTGGTGCTGACGTTCTTGAAGAGTACTATATTAATGATCTTTCCAAGGATGTGCCGACTTTGGTTGCCAAGGCTGAATCATATTTTAAATTGGCAGAATTCCTGAAATATAATGAACAACTTGGCTTTGATTACCTATCAGAGCTTCATGGCACTGATTTTGAGACCCATATGGAAGTGTATGCTCACTTATACTCATACAAAAAGCGTCAATCTGTTGCACTTAAGGTTAAAGTTGACCGCGATAAGCCCGAAATCGATTCTCTGCAGCCGTTATGGGCAGGAGCGGATTGGCCGGAATGTGAAACGTATGATTTGCTGGGCATCCAGTTCAAGGGACACCCTAACTTATATCGAATAATGCTTGGGGAAGACTGGATCGGGCATCCGCTGCGCAAAGACTATGAACCGTACGATGTGGAGGTGTAA
- a CDS encoding LysM peptidoglycan-binding domain-containing protein, translating to MKKYFYYLLAAITIWSTAGVSAYAEEVTVNKGDTLWSIAQKHEVSVQDIKNWNGLTGDLIHPNDKLDVSPEEIYIVKSGDTLWNIAKTYGINVHNLKKWNQLNSDLIKPGLELIIYKNGSAKETKPKTVVKAANTEQPAAEAGKSLTVTATAYTASCEGCIGITKTGVNLIDNPDAKVIAVDPDVIPLGSKVFVEGYGYATAEDIGGGIKGNEIDVFIPAAPDAMQWGRKEVKVTILN from the coding sequence ATGAAAAAGTATTTTTATTATCTGCTCGCAGCTATAACCATCTGGAGTACTGCAGGTGTGAGCGCATATGCAGAAGAAGTAACGGTAAACAAAGGGGATACCCTGTGGTCCATAGCACAAAAACATGAAGTGTCCGTTCAGGATATTAAAAACTGGAATGGTCTAACTGGTGATTTGATTCATCCGAATGATAAACTCGATGTTTCACCTGAAGAAATATACATAGTAAAATCCGGTGATACGCTATGGAATATTGCCAAAACATACGGTATTAATGTACATAACCTTAAAAAATGGAATCAGCTGAACTCAGACCTTATTAAACCTGGTTTAGAGCTTATCATCTATAAAAATGGCTCAGCGAAGGAAACAAAACCTAAAACAGTAGTAAAAGCTGCTAACACAGAACAGCCTGCAGCTGAAGCGGGCAAAAGCCTTACTGTCACTGCAACTGCCTATACAGCCAGCTGCGAAGGATGCATCGGCATTACAAAAACAGGAGTAAATCTTATCGATAACCCGGATGCAAAAGTAATTGCGGTGGATCCGGACGTAATTCCTTTGGGTTCTAAAGTATTTGTAGAAGGATACGGCTATGCTACTGCCGAGGATATTGGCGGAGGAATTAAAGGAAATGAAATTGATGTGTTTATTCCTGCCGCACCAGATGCCATGCAATGGGGAAGAAAAGAGGTAAAAGTTACGATTCTGAATTAA
- a CDS encoding NADH-quinone oxidoreductase subunit J has protein sequence MTFSGEFLAFMSLALVAVIGGVLLLNLTKVVHMVVALVFTFVSIAGIYVLLSAEFLAAVQILIYSGAITIIMLFGIMLTRHNDTSEPKTGRWRKLLLFLGVLGFAFAVYIGIYNLDLPSAPNDLHVNNTEQIGIELYSKFIIPFEVTSVLLLVALIGSIVLAKKDDEKEAEKE, from the coding sequence ATGACGTTTTCAGGTGAGTTTTTAGCGTTTATGTCTCTAGCTTTAGTTGCGGTCATCGGCGGCGTGCTTTTATTGAACCTTACCAAAGTCGTGCATATGGTTGTCGCTCTTGTATTTACATTTGTAAGCATCGCCGGAATTTACGTGCTGCTTTCAGCTGAATTCCTGGCTGCGGTCCAGATCTTGATTTACTCTGGAGCGATTACCATCATCATGCTGTTTGGAATCATGCTGACACGCCATAACGATACAAGCGAGCCCAAAACCGGACGCTGGCGTAAGCTGTTATTATTCCTGGGTGTGCTTGGTTTTGCTTTCGCAGTCTACATCGGGATTTATAATCTCGATTTGCCGTCAGCGCCGAATGACCTTCATGTCAATAATACAGAGCAAATCGGAATTGAGCTTTACTCAAAATTCATTATTCCGTTTGAAGTAACATCTGTCCTATTATTGGTCGCTTTGATTGGTTCCATTGTTCTGGCCAAAAAAGACGATGAAAAGGAGGCAGAAAAGGAATGA
- a CDS encoding NADH-quinone oxidoreductase subunit A: MELWNLYQNNYLIVFVFLCLGVLLPVVALFLGKLLRPYKPYDTKYTTYESGIEPFHDSRVQFNVRYYIFALMFVIFDVETVFLYPWAVAYEKLGIFALIEMLIFVFMLVIGLVYAWKKKVLKWI; the protein is encoded by the coding sequence ATGGAGCTTTGGAATTTATATCAGAATAACTATTTGATAGTTTTTGTGTTTTTGTGCCTGGGAGTTTTACTGCCTGTGGTGGCTTTGTTTTTGGGCAAGCTTTTGCGGCCTTATAAGCCATATGATACGAAGTATACCACATATGAGAGCGGGATTGAGCCATTCCATGATTCGAGGGTGCAGTTCAATGTCCGCTATTATATTTTTGCCCTGATGTTTGTCATTTTTGATGTAGAGACGGTATTTTTGTATCCGTGGGCTGTGGCCTATGAGAAACTTGGGATTTTTGCATTGATTGAGATGCTGATTTTTGTATTTATGCTAGTAATTGGACTTGTTTATGCATGGAAAAAGAAGGTGCTGAAATGGATTTAA
- the nuoH gene encoding NADH-quinone oxidoreductase subunit NuoH, with translation MVEELLYSEAGLLNFGIFFLLATVLLLVVLGFVTYAILAERKVMGFMQLRHGPNQVGGRWGLLQTVADVLKLLLKEDTIPKLADRPLFILAPVIAFAPAFMVLATIPFTDKLQFADIGVGLLYYIAISGLTTVGIVTGAWASNNKYALLGGMRAAAQMISYEIPLVMSVLGIILLTGSLNLNEIVEAQKNGWFIIWQPIAFIVFLIASTAELNRVPFDLPEAESELVAGFHVEYSGFRWAFFMLAEYVYFFAMASLTTVLFLGGWLPLPFLEFIPGAVWFALKFTAVIFILVWFRVTFPRLRADQLMEFGWKVLLPVALANIFLTALLKEWLNIF, from the coding sequence ATGGTAGAAGAACTTCTCTATTCCGAAGCAGGTTTGCTGAATTTCGGTATTTTCTTCTTGCTTGCCACCGTTTTGCTATTAGTCGTTTTGGGATTTGTTACTTACGCCATTCTGGCAGAACGTAAAGTCATGGGATTTATGCAGCTGCGCCATGGCCCGAATCAGGTCGGCGGACGCTGGGGGCTGCTGCAGACCGTTGCTGACGTATTAAAGCTTTTATTAAAAGAAGACACCATTCCTAAGCTAGCAGACAGGCCATTGTTCATACTCGCACCGGTCATTGCGTTTGCACCGGCATTTATGGTGCTGGCGACGATTCCTTTTACAGATAAACTTCAGTTTGCTGATATTGGAGTTGGGCTGCTGTATTACATTGCCATTTCCGGGCTGACAACTGTCGGTATTGTCACAGGAGCATGGGCTTCCAATAATAAATATGCTCTGCTTGGCGGAATGCGTGCCGCGGCCCAGATGATTTCTTATGAGATTCCGCTCGTTATGTCTGTATTAGGCATTATCCTTTTAACAGGCAGCTTAAACCTCAATGAGATCGTAGAAGCGCAAAAAAATGGCTGGTTCATCATTTGGCAGCCAATTGCTTTCATTGTATTCCTGATTGCTTCGACAGCGGAGCTGAACCGTGTTCCGTTTGACTTGCCTGAAGCAGAATCAGAGCTTGTCGCAGGTTTTCATGTTGAATATTCCGGCTTCCGCTGGGCGTTCTTCATGCTTGCGGAATATGTATATTTCTTTGCAATGGCTTCATTGACAACCGTCTTATTCCTTGGCGGATGGCTGCCGCTTCCGTTCCTGGAATTCATTCCGGGTGCCGTTTGGTTTGCGCTTAAGTTTACGGCTGTAATCTTTATCTTGGTTTGGTTCCGTGTGACATTCCCGCGCCTTCGTGCAGACCAGCTCATGGAATTTGGCTGGAAGGTTCTGCTGCCGGTTGCGCTTGCGAATATTTTCTTAACAGCTTTGCTGAAAGAATGGCTGAATATATTTTAA
- a CDS encoding NADH-quinone oxidoreductase subunit M encodes MNLAYFLSILVFSPLLGILVLSFLPKTQESLIKTVGFLATIPALVLALIAYFQYRAGASLEQLNEKVSWIQFGDSGQLGNLFSIDYELGLDGFSLIMVVLTAVLSTLAAIASIHIKKEWKGYFMLFLLLEVGMLGVFAAENMILFFIFFEITLIPTFFLIGKWGYFEKENAAYSFLIYNGLGSAVLLIVIMVLFARTGTANIDALMAAMNADNPQLVAPISENMKMGMLIALLIAFGVKLPIFPLHSWMVRVHVQAPPSIVMLHAGVLLKIGAFGLIRFGMGIFPEQFQSLAVWLAVLGVVNLLYGAFLAFVQTDFKMVLAYSSISHMGIVLIGLGALNEAGIQGAIFQVVSHGLIAALLFFLVGVFYERVQTSNIQNLGGLAKGMPITAGFLLAGAMASLGLPGMSGFVSEFMAFLGLFKEMPVLAAVGTIGIIMTAVYLLRAVLGITYGKAHRDFAGVTDMKKFEFVPVLVLVGLIVLIGVYPSVLSEPLTSTLETIMLGIGG; translated from the coding sequence ATGAATTTAGCTTATTTTCTATCCATTTTAGTTTTCTCCCCGCTGCTTGGTATTTTAGTATTATCATTCCTGCCGAAAACACAGGAATCATTGATCAAGACTGTTGGTTTCCTGGCTACCATTCCGGCACTGGTATTGGCGCTGATAGCCTATTTTCAATACCGGGCAGGTGCAAGCCTGGAACAGCTGAATGAAAAAGTCAGCTGGATTCAGTTTGGAGATTCCGGCCAGCTGGGCAACCTTTTTTCCATTGATTATGAACTGGGGCTGGATGGATTTTCATTAATCATGGTGGTGCTCACAGCTGTGCTATCCACACTGGCAGCTATTGCTTCTATTCATATTAAAAAAGAATGGAAGGGCTACTTCATGCTTTTCCTGCTGCTTGAAGTCGGCATGCTTGGTGTATTTGCGGCTGAAAACATGATTCTTTTCTTTATTTTCTTTGAAATCACTTTGATTCCGACCTTCTTCCTGATCGGGAAATGGGGTTACTTTGAAAAGGAAAATGCAGCATACAGCTTCCTGATCTATAACGGACTCGGATCTGCTGTTCTGCTGATTGTTATTATGGTGCTGTTTGCCCGTACTGGCACAGCTAATATCGATGCTTTGATGGCCGCGATGAACGCGGATAATCCGCAGCTGGTTGCGCCAATCTCTGAAAATATGAAAATGGGCATGCTGATTGCGCTTTTAATTGCATTTGGTGTGAAGCTTCCTATATTCCCGCTGCATAGCTGGATGGTAAGGGTGCACGTACAAGCTCCGCCATCAATCGTCATGCTGCACGCCGGGGTGCTTTTGAAAATAGGGGCATTCGGTTTAATCCGCTTCGGCATGGGAATATTTCCTGAGCAATTCCAAAGCCTTGCTGTATGGCTGGCGGTCCTCGGAGTCGTGAATTTACTGTACGGAGCCTTTCTGGCGTTTGTTCAGACCGATTTTAAAATGGTGCTTGCCTACTCCTCTATTTCCCACATGGGAATCGTTTTAATCGGGTTAGGCGCATTAAATGAGGCAGGAATCCAGGGGGCGATTTTCCAGGTTGTTTCTCACGGCTTAATCGCAGCACTTTTATTCTTCCTTGTCGGTGTTTTTTATGAACGCGTTCAAACCTCCAATATTCAAAATCTCGGCGGTCTGGCAAAAGGGATGCCGATTACAGCAGGCTTCCTGCTTGCAGGGGCTATGGCCTCACTTGGCCTGCCTGGCATGTCAGGGTTTGTAAGTGAATTTATGGCCTTCCTTGGCCTGTTTAAAGAAATGCCGGTTCTTGCTGCAGTCGGTACTATCGGAATCATTATGACAGCTGTTTACCTGCTTCGCGCGGTACTGGGCATCACATACGGCAAAGCGCATAGAGACTTTGCCGGCGTAACGGATATGAAAAAGTTTGAGTTTGTGCCTGTCCTGGTCTTAGTCGGCTTAATTGTCCTGATTGGTGTTTATCCAAGTGTACTGAGTGAACCGCTGACATCTACACTTGAAACGATCATGCTAGGGATAGGAGGGTGA
- the nuoI gene encoding NADH-quinone oxidoreductase subunit NuoI: MLGLAKGLSYTLKNLTRKKVTYDYPNEPLPLPDRFRGIQKFYPEKCIVCNQCANICPTDCIQLTGKKHPDPAKKGKIIDTYDINFEICILCDLCTEVCPTEAIIMTNNFELAEFSRDELFKNLEWLDENDENIRKVNKA, from the coding sequence ATGCTTGGTTTAGCGAAAGGATTATCGTATACCCTAAAAAACCTGACACGCAAAAAGGTGACCTATGACTATCCGAATGAACCGCTTCCGCTACCGGACCGGTTCAGGGGAATTCAAAAGTTCTATCCGGAAAAATGCATCGTGTGCAATCAGTGTGCAAATATTTGTCCAACGGATTGCATCCAGCTGACAGGCAAAAAACATCCGGACCCTGCCAAGAAGGGGAAAATCATTGATACCTATGATATCAACTTCGAAATTTGCATCCTTTGCGACTTGTGTACAGAGGTCTGCCCAACCGAAGCAATTATCATGACCAATAATTTTGAACTGGCGGAATTTAGCCGTGATGAGCTGTTTAAAAATCTTGAATGGCTTGATGAAAATGATGAAAATATACGGAAGGTGAATAAAGCATGA
- a CDS encoding NADH-quinone oxidoreductase subunit B family protein gives MDLKLDNITPEEMEELQRNVFMATLEQIKAWARSNSLWPMTFGLACCAIEMMGVGSSHYDLDRFGSFFRTSPRQSDVMIVSGTVTKKMAPIVRRLYDQMPEPKWVIAMGSCATAGGPYVKSYSVVKGVDQIVPVDVYIPGCPPNPAALIYGINKLKEKIRYEAKTGKKVI, from the coding sequence ATGGATTTAAAGTTGGATAATATTACACCAGAAGAAATGGAAGAACTGCAGCGTAATGTGTTTATGGCAACTTTGGAACAGATTAAAGCGTGGGCGCGAAGTAATTCATTGTGGCCAATGACCTTCGGGCTTGCTTGTTGTGCCATTGAAATGATGGGTGTAGGTTCATCACACTATGATTTGGATCGTTTCGGATCTTTTTTCCGTACATCTCCCCGTCAGTCTGATGTCATGATTGTATCAGGTACAGTGACAAAGAAAATGGCGCCAATTGTCCGCCGTCTGTATGATCAGATGCCTGAACCAAAATGGGTGATTGCAATGGGCTCCTGTGCAACTGCGGGCGGGCCATATGTTAAATCTTACTCAGTTGTAAAAGGGGTCGACCAGATTGTCCCTGTTGATGTATACATACCAGGATGCCCGCCGAACCCGGCAGCATTGATTTATGGAATAAATAAGCTAAAAGAAAAAATCCGTTATGAGGCTAAGACCGGGAAGAAGGTGATCTAA
- the nuoL gene encoding NADH-quinone oxidoreductase subunit L: protein MMENAWIIPLFPLLSFLFLILFGKRLKEASAYIGILFTLASLVYSILVLFDRFSAPTYKAEGVWLTIGDVQLTAGFEVNQLNALMLVIVSLVSFLVHTYSKGYMQGDDRFPVFYAYLGLFTFAMLGLVISPNLLQTYFFWELVGLGSFLLIGFYFYKEEAKAAAKKAFIMTRIGDVGLLIGMILLFWQAGSFEYDEIFAAVEAGAISGTMITLTAILIFVGAVGKSGQFPLHTWLPDAMEGPTPVSALIHAATMVAAGVYLVAALFPLFAASETALMTVAVIGAFTAIFAASIGLVQKDIKRVLAYSTVSQLGYMMLALGSAGYVAGVFHLMTHAFFKALLFLAAGSVIHAVHTQNIEHMGGLWKKLRVTGPLFLIGTLAISGVPLFSGFFSKDEILIAAWAHGNTVLFWLAVIAAFFTAFYMFRLFFMVFAGEARTDMKNVHESPSVMTVPMVVLGVLAVVAGYVNTPWFGTFLGDWLVEDNHALGHGHIEGPAWIMIVATAVSLLGIFLAWLMYGKRSLSRDWLTSRMPLSYSVLYNKYYIDEFYSLTVVNGAKFISSFLRFLEVFLVEGLVKSVTGITSALGRLGSKFQNGQIQTYGTVAFVGLAILVVIYAFTGGYLK, encoded by the coding sequence ATGATGGAGAATGCATGGATCATACCGCTTTTCCCGCTTTTATCGTTTTTGTTCCTTATTTTATTCGGCAAACGGCTAAAAGAAGCGAGTGCATATATAGGAATTCTGTTTACCCTGGCATCGCTTGTCTATTCAATATTGGTGCTATTTGACCGGTTTTCGGCACCAACTTATAAAGCAGAAGGCGTTTGGCTGACTATAGGGGATGTACAGTTAACAGCGGGTTTTGAAGTTAATCAGTTAAATGCACTGATGCTGGTGATTGTATCACTTGTCAGTTTTCTGGTACATACGTATTCGAAAGGCTATATGCAGGGTGATGACCGTTTCCCTGTTTTCTATGCCTATTTAGGTTTATTTACATTTGCGATGCTGGGCCTTGTCATCTCGCCTAATCTGCTTCAGACGTACTTCTTCTGGGAGCTTGTCGGACTTGGTTCCTTCTTGCTGATCGGTTTCTATTTTTACAAAGAGGAAGCAAAGGCAGCGGCTAAAAAAGCATTTATCATGACCCGTATTGGAGACGTCGGCCTTTTGATCGGAATGATTCTATTATTCTGGCAGGCTGGCAGCTTTGAGTATGATGAAATTTTTGCAGCTGTTGAAGCTGGTGCCATTTCGGGCACAATGATTACGTTAACAGCCATTCTTATTTTTGTAGGGGCTGTCGGTAAATCGGGCCAGTTCCCGCTGCATACCTGGCTTCCAGACGCAATGGAAGGACCGACGCCGGTCTCCGCATTAATCCATGCAGCGACAATGGTAGCGGCTGGTGTGTATTTAGTGGCAGCGCTGTTCCCGCTGTTTGCAGCAAGTGAAACAGCATTGATGACAGTTGCTGTAATTGGGGCGTTCACAGCCATTTTTGCGGCAAGCATCGGCCTGGTCCAAAAGGATATTAAGCGGGTGCTCGCTTATTCAACCGTCAGCCAGCTTGGCTATATGATGCTGGCGCTGGGTTCTGCCGGATATGTAGCCGGTGTATTCCATTTAATGACACATGCCTTTTTCAAGGCCTTGCTGTTTCTTGCAGCCGGAAGTGTCATCCACGCGGTTCATACACAGAATATTGAACATATGGGCGGATTATGGAAAAAGCTGCGCGTGACTGGCCCTCTATTCCTGATTGGGACACTGGCGATCAGCGGGGTTCCATTATTTTCAGGATTCTTCAGTAAAGATGAGATTTTAATTGCTGCCTGGGCACATGGAAATACAGTGCTGTTCTGGCTAGCGGTGATTGCTGCGTTCTTTACGGCATTTTATATGTTCCGTCTGTTCTTTATGGTTTTCGCTGGTGAAGCAAGAACCGATATGAAAAATGTTCACGAGTCGCCTAGTGTTATGACGGTGCCGATGGTGGTCCTAGGGGTGCTGGCTGTAGTGGCTGGGTATGTGAATACGCCATGGTTTGGTACGTTTCTTGGTGATTGGCTCGTGGAAGATAACCATGCTCTGGGCCATGGCCATATTGAGGGGCCTGCATGGATAATGATTGTCGCCACTGCTGTATCCCTGCTTGGAATTTTCCTTGCCTGGCTAATGTACGGCAAACGCTCGCTTTCCCGTGACTGGCTTACAAGCAGGATGCCACTTTCATACAGCGTTTTGTACAATAAATACTATATAGATGAATTCTATTCTCTGACAGTGGTGAATGGAGCGAAATTCATTAGCTCATTCCTGCGCTTCCTGGAAGTGTTCCTGGTTGAAGGACTTGTAAAGAGCGTAACTGGAATCACGTCTGCCCTCGGAAGACTTGGTTCTAAATTTCAAAATGGCCAGATTCAGACTTACGGAACAGTGGCGTTTGTCGGGCTTGCTATTTTAGTAGTCATCTATGCGTTTACAGGGGGGTACTTAAAATGA
- a CDS encoding NADH-quinone oxidoreductase subunit D, translating to MLRTEEMLLNVGPQHPSTHGVFRLVLKIDGEIIKEAKPVIGYLHRGTEKLAENLQYTQIIPYTDRMDYLAAMTNNYILVHAVETMMDLKIPERAEYLRVITMELGRIASHLVWWGTYLLDIGATSPFLYAFREREMIINMLNEISGGRLTFNYMRVGGVKWDAPEGWIDKVREFIPYMREQLKGYHQLVTGNEIFMNRVKGVGKYTKEDALNYSLSGANLRCTGVKWDLRKDEPYSIYDRFDFDVAVQDGGDAWARYHVRMQEIEESLKILEQAVEQFPSEGDILAKVPKIIKAPKGEAFVRIESPRGEIGCYIASDGKKEPYRLKFRRPSFYNLQILPKLLEGENIANLIAILGAIDIVLGEVDG from the coding sequence ATGCTGCGAACCGAAGAAATGCTATTGAATGTTGGACCTCAGCATCCAAGTACGCACGGTGTTTTCCGCCTTGTTCTGAAAATTGACGGTGAGATCATCAAAGAGGCGAAACCGGTCATCGGCTATTTGCACCGCGGAACGGAGAAATTGGCTGAAAACCTGCAGTATACACAAATTATTCCTTATACAGACCGAATGGACTATCTTGCCGCTATGACGAATAATTATATCCTTGTCCATGCCGTTGAAACGATGATGGACCTTAAAATTCCGGAACGGGCCGAATATCTGCGGGTAATTACCATGGAACTTGGCCGAATTGCCAGCCATCTCGTATGGTGGGGTACCTATTTGCTGGATATTGGAGCGACAAGTCCATTCCTTTATGCATTCAGAGAACGTGAAATGATTATCAATATGCTGAATGAAATATCCGGGGGCCGCTTAACGTTTAACTATATGCGTGTCGGCGGTGTAAAATGGGATGCTCCTGAAGGCTGGATTGATAAAGTAAGAGAGTTTATTCCCTATATGCGCGAACAGCTGAAAGGCTATCATCAGCTTGTAACAGGAAATGAAATTTTCATGAACCGTGTCAAAGGGGTAGGAAAGTATACGAAAGAGGATGCTTTAAACTACTCGCTGAGCGGTGCAAATCTCCGCTGCACAGGTGTGAAATGGGACCTCCGCAAAGATGAGCCATACTCCATCTATGACCGCTTCGATTTCGATGTTGCCGTTCAGGACGGAGGGGATGCTTGGGCCAGGTATCATGTGCGCATGCAGGAAATTGAAGAATCATTAAAGATCCTTGAACAGGCTGTTGAACAATTCCCTTCAGAAGGCGATATTCTGGCAAAAGTGCCAAAAATCATTAAAGCACCTAAAGGAGAAGCGTTTGTTAGAATCGAGTCTCCGCGGGGAGAAATCGGCTGCTATATCGCGAGTGATGGAAAGAAGGAACCATACCGGTTAAAATTCCGGAGACCATCATTCTATAATCTTCAAATTCTCCCTAAATTGCTTGAAGGCGAAAACATTGCGAACTTGATTGCTATTTTAGGGGCAATTGATATTGTCCTTGGGGAGGTGGACGGTTAA